The genomic DNA CGGTTTGTCGATCTGCTTTCGGCGCTGGATAGCGCCCCACCCCTATGAAGAAATTCGCCATTTTTATGTGCTGCATGGGAAACATTTGTCGTTCGCCGACGGCGGAGGGCGTGTTGCGTGCCAAGCTGGAGGCGGCGGGCCTGGCCGACCTGGTCGAGCTGGATTCCGCCGGCACGCATGGCTATCACATCGGGCGTGCGCCGGATGCGCGCTCCCAGCGCCATGCGCTGGCCCGTGGCTACGACCTCTCCGCGCAACGCGCGCGCCAGGCCGTGGTGCAGGACTTCGCGCGTTTCGACCTGCTGCTGGCCATGGACCAGGACAACCTGGCGGCGCTGCGCGGCATCTGCCCGGCTGGCAGCCAGGACAAGCTGCGCCTGCTGATGAGTTTCGCGAGCCGGCACGACGCGGACGAAGTGCCGGACCCCTACTACGGAGAGGGCGATGGCTTCGAGCGCGTGCTCGACTATGTCGAGGACGCCTGCGACGGCGTGATCGCCATGCTGCGTGCAAAGGGGCTTGGCGGCGCCACCTGATCGCGCTCGCCCGCCCTTGCAGCCTTTCCATTACTTTCACGAGGATTCATGTTTCGTTCCCTGTTCCGCAAATGGCGCGAGTCGCGCAATGCCAGCCTGCAACTCGACGCAATCCTGGCGGCAGCGGACCCGGAGGCGCCACTGGCGGACCGTAACGGCTGGCTGATCGAGCTAGGCTACTGGATCCGGCGCGACGGGCTGCCGGGCGCCGAAGGCGTGGCGGCCGACAAGAGCCGCCGGGAGCATGTGCGGCTGCGCTACCTGTTGCAGGTGCTTGGCCGCAATCCGGAAGTGGCGGGACGCTTTGCCTGCATGGTGCGCTCCATCGTGCGCGACAACGATCCGGTTACCTTGCTGTGCGACACCGGCGTGGCCTCCCACCCGGGCTTCTGGAGCGAGGTGCTGAACCGCCTGCAGGCGCGGTTCCTGCCGCCGCCGCCCAACCGCGGCGATCTGGCGGGCCTGTTTGCGCTGCTGTTTATCGATGGCAACGATGCCGATTGGGTCGAGGACCTCGATGGCGACCTGCTGGAACGGCTGGCTGCCGTGCTGCGCACCGATGACCCGGAAGCGCCAGGTGAAGGTGCGGCGCCGCCTGAATGGGATCGCTTTGACCGCACGCTGGCCACCAGCATCCAGGTGCTGGTCAGCCAGGTGCGTGCCACCGGGCTGAGCCAGGCGATTCGCTCGCGCCTGAAGGGGAAGGTGCAGGACACGCCATTCTTCCGCCTGGACAGCGCCGTGCAAGCCTTGTGCGAAGAGGACGAAGCGACGCGCGATGGCGAGGCCTTTGCGCACCGGCTCAACTATTTCCGCGCGCTGCTCGATGGCTGCCACCAGGCGGCCCAGCGCGTGTATGACGACCTGGAGGAGAATGGCGTCTCGGTGGAGGTGGTGTTCCAGATCGAGCGCATGAAGGTGCGGCTCGCCCGCATCGAGCTGTTGCTGGCGACCTGGGTCGAGCCTCAGCGGCGCGGCCGGCATGCCCACCTGATCGCGGCGCTGATCCGCTCCACCCAGGCGCGCCGCAGCATCGCGCACCTGGCGGGCAGTTCGTTCTCGCAACTGGCGCGCAAGGTGGTGGAGCGCTCGGCCGAGACCGGCGAGCACTACATCACGCGTGATCGCCGCGAGTATCGCGAGCTGATGCGGGCTGCCGCCGGTGGCGGCTTGATCACAGTCGGCACGGTCTATCTCAAGTTCCTGATCTACGGGCTGCACCTGGACAAGTTCATCGAGGGCCTGCTGGCCTCGCTCAACTATGCGGGCAGCTTCCTGGTGATCCATTTCGCGCATTTCACGCTGGCCACCAAGCAGCCGGCGATGACCGGCCCGGCGCTGGCGCACCGGCTCGATGCGGTCGGCAGGCCGGAAGGCCGGGAAATCTTCGTCGACGACACCATTGCGATGATCCGCTCGAATGCCGCGGCGATTTTCGGCAACCTGGTGGTGGTGTTCCCGGTGGCGATGGGCATCCAGTGGCTCGCCAACCGCATCCTGGGCGCCAACCTGATCACGCCCGCCAAGGCGATCGCCACCATCGAGTCGTTTTCCATTCTTGGCCCCACGCCGGTCTACGCCATCTTTACCGGGGTGCTCTTGTGGCTGTCGAGCCTGGTGGCGGGCTGGGCCGACAACTGGTTCGCGCTGCACAAGGTGCATGACGTGATGGCGTACAACCGCCGCCTGCGCTATGTGCTGGGAGCGCAGGGAGCCACACGGATGGCGGACTTCTGGAAGCGCAATATGTCGGGGATCGCAGCCAATGTGTCGCTAGGGCTGCTGCTCGGGCTGGGCCCGGAAATCCTCAGCTTCTTCGGCCCCCATATGGAGGTGCGGCACGTCACGTTGTCGACCGGCTCGGTGGGCACCGCGATTGGCGTGCTCGGCCTGGCCGTGCTGAAGATGCCGTCGTTCTGGCTGGCGGTGGCGGGCATTGCGCTGATGGGGTTGCTGAACGTCGCGGTGAGCTTTGCGCTGGCCTTCAACATGGCGTTGCGCTCACGCAGCCTGCGCCGGGTGGATCGCCGCGCGCTGAGCTCGGCCGTGCGGCAGCGCATCCTGAAACATCCCTGGTCGCTGATCGTGCCGCCGCGCGGGCCGTTGGCGCGGCCTCGGCGGAGCAGGGGCGGGTTTGATGCAATGCGGCAGGGGTACTTGACCGAATTAGTCAACTCTTTTATACTTGACCGAAATGATCAAGTACTCCCCAGCATCATGAGACTGACGACCAAAGGCCGCTTCGCGGTAACCGCCATGATTGACCTGGCCATGCGCCAGGATCAGGGTCCCGTTACGCTAGCGGGCATCAGCCAGCGCCAGAAAATATCCCTTTCTTACCTCGAGCAGCTGTTCGGTAAGCTGCGCCGCCACGAGATCGTGGAGAGCGTGCGCGGCCCGGGTGGCGGCTACAGCCTTGCCCGCAAGGCGGAAGACGTGACGGTGGCCGACATCATCATCGCAGTCGATGAGCCGCTCGACGCTACGCAATGCGGCGGAAAGGGTAATTGTAACGGAGATGAGGGAACCGGTCGCTGCATGACCCACGAGCTGTGGGCCACGCTGAACCAGAAAATGGTCGAGTATCTCGATTCCGTCTCCCTGAAGAACCTGGTCGACCAGCAGCGTGCCAAGAGTCCCGCTGTGTTGCACGACATGCGCGATGAGTCGGTGGCGCAAACCGTGGCCGCACCACGCGGCAAGGCGGACAAACAGGAAAAACCCGCGCGTCCGCGGGTGGTGAATTCGGTTTTCAGCCTGGCTCAGTCGTAAGGCGGGCAGCCGGCAAGAGAACAGAGAGCAACGTCAAGCATAGCGGTCCCTAAAAGGCAGTCATAACGATGAGCACCCCACATTTCCCCATTTACATGGATTACTCAGCCACCACGCCGGTAGACCCGCGCGTGGCGGACAAGATGATTCCGTACTTGCGTGAACAGTTCGGCAATCCGGCTTCGCGCAGCCACGCCTACGGCTGGGATGCCGAGCGCGCGGTGGAAGAAGCGCGTGAGCAGGTGGCGGCACTGGTGGGCGCCGATCCGCGCGAGATCGTGTGGACGTCGGGCGCAACCGAGTCCAACAACCTCGCCATCAAGGGCGCGGCTAACTTCTATTCGGGCAAGGGCAAGCACCTGATCACGGTGAAGACCGAGCACAAGGCTGTGCTCGACACCACCCGTGAACTGGAGCGCCAGGGTTTCGAGGTCACGTACCTCGACGTGCAGGACAACGGCCTGGTCGACATCGAAGTGCTCAAGGCGGCGATCCGCCCGGACACGATCCTGGTGTCGGTGATGCTGGTCAACAACGAGATCGGCGTGATCCAGGACGTGGCGCAGATCGGCGAGATCTGCCGCGCCAAGGGCATCATCTTCCATTGCGACGCTGCCCAGGCCACCGGCAAGGTAGCGATCGACCTGAATACGCTGAAGTGCGACCTGATGTCGTTCTCGGCACACAAGACCTACGGCCCCAAGGGCGTGGGCGCGCTGTACGTACGCCGCAAGCCGCGCGTGCGCCTGGAAGCGCAGATGCACGGCGGTGGCCACGAACGCGGCATGCGTTCGGGCACGCTGGCGACGCACCAGATCGTGGGCATGGGCGAAGCCTTCCGCATCGCCCGTGAGGAAATGGCAACGGAGAACGAGCGCATCCGCATGCTGCGCGACCGCCTGTGGCGCGGCCTGTCGGGCATGGAAGAGGTCTACCTGAACGGTGACCTGGAGCAGCGTGTGCCGCATAACCTCAATGTCAGCTTCAACTTTGTCGAAGGCGAATCGCTGATCATGGCAATCAAGGACGTGGCGGTGTCGTCGGGCTCGGCCTGCACCTCGGCGTCGCTGGAGCCTTCGTACGTGCTGCGCGCCCTGGGCCGCAACGACGAACTGGCGCACAGCTCGATCCGCTTTACGGTGGGTCGCTTCACCACCGAAGAAGAAGTCGATTACACCGTCGAACTGCTCAAGAGCAAGATCGCCAAGCTGCGCGACCTGTCGCCGCTGTGGGAAATGTTCAAGGACGGTGTGGACCTGAATTCCATCCAGTGGGCCGCGCACTAAGCGCCAGGATCCACGCAAGACCCCATAAATACCGATACGCCAAGAGGTAGCCATAATGTCATACAGCACGAAGGTTCTCGACCACTATGAAAACCCCCGCAACGTTGGCTCGTTCGACAAGAACGACGACGCCGTGGGCACCGGCATGGTTGGCGCGCCCGCTTGCGGCGACGTCATGAAGCTGCAGATCAAGGTCAACGAAGCCGGCGTGATCGAAGACGCCAAGTTCAAGACCTATGGCTGCGGCTCGGCCATCGCGTCCTCCTCGCTGGTGACCGAATGGGTCAAGGGCAAGACCGTGGATCAGGCACTGGAAATCAAGAACACGCACATCGCCGAAGAACTGGCGCTGCCGCCGGTGAAGATCCACTGCTCCATCCTGGCCGAGGATGCCATCAAGGCAGCGGTCGAGGATTACAAGAAGAAGCACGAAGGCGCCGAGCAGAAGGCCGCCTGAGTTCCGTGTTCAATCAAGGGATGAAGCAGCGATGATCACGCTTACCGAGAAGGCCGCCAAGCACGTGGCGCGCTACCTGGACCGCCGTGGCAAGGGCGTTGGCCTGCGCCTTGGCGTCAAGACCACCGGCTGCTCGGGCCTGGCCTACAAGCTGGAATACGTCGACGACCTGTTGCCGGAAGACAGCGTGTTCGAGTCGCACGGCATCAAGGTGATCGTCGATCCCAAGAGCTTGCCGTATATCGATGGCACCGAGCTCGATTTCGCGCGCGAAGGCCTGAACGAGGGGTTCCGCTTCAACAACCCCAACGTCAAGGATGAGTGCGGTTGCGGAGAGTCGTTCCGGGTTTGAGCGTGCTGGCATCAGCGCGCCGGATACGATGAAACGCAGCATTGTCGGCTTTCACCAGGACGAGGAAAGCCACTGGGTGGCAGAACTCGATTGCGGGCATGGCCAGCATATGCGCCACGACCCGCCCTGGCAGATGCGTCCGTGGACGCTGACGCCGCAGGGGCGGGAGGCCCGCATCGGCGAACTGGTGAACTGCCTGAAATGCGATCGGGCGGAGCCGCCGGCGGATAGGGCGGGCAGCAGCGCACAGCGCGCTGCCTGACCGGAACAGTCCGTCACATGGCTGCGGCCTGTGCCGCGCGGTCAGCGTGCCGCTTTCACGCTGAAGGAAGTTCAAGGGGCGGCGCAGCCGCTCCTTTTGTTGGGGAAGGTGTTGAAAGACGATTATTTCGCGCTGTTCGGCCTGCCGGTCGGATATGCAGTCGATGAGACGGCGCTGGACGCCGCCTACCTGACCGTGCAATCGCAGGCGCATCCGGACCGCTTTGCCAATGCCGGCGACGCCGAGCGGCGCGTGGCCATGCAATGGGCCGCGCACGCCAACGAGGCGTATCGTACGCTGCGCCAGCCGCTCAAGCGCGCGATCTACCTGCTGACGTTGCGCGGCGTGGACATCCAGGCCGAGAGCAATACCGCCATGGCGCCCGCCTTCCTGATGCAGCAGATGGAATGGCGCGAGGCCCTGCAGGAAGCGGTCGAAGACAAGGACATTGCGCGCCTCGACGCGCTGTTGCGTGAGCTGCGCGGCGAGAAACGCCAGCGCCACGCGGCGCTCGGTGCGCTGCTCGATGCCGGCGATAACGCGGGCGCCGGCAGCGCGGCCAGGCAATTGATGTTCATCGAGAAAATCGAACACGATACCAGCGAGGCGATCGACCGCCTGGAAGGCTAGGGCTCCAAGGGAGCCCAGCGCCTTCCAGGCACGTTCGCCCCAGCCATGCCACAATGGCGCCCCGGCGCGAGACCGGCCTGTCTGACAGGCCGCCTTGGCACCGCACGAATAAAGAAGATTCATCATGGCACTGCTCCAGATCTCCGAACCCGGCATGTCGCCGGCACCCCACCAGAAGCGGCTCGCGGTCGGCATCGACCTCGGCACCACCAATTCGCTGGTGGCGGCGGTTCGCAACAGCATTCCCGAAGTCCTGACCGACGAAAGCGGTCGCGCGCTGCTGCCTTCGGTCGTGCGTTACCTGTCCAAGGGTACGCAGATCGGCTACCGTGCACAGGAAGAAGCGGTGTTCGACCCCAAGAACACCATCGTCTCAGTCAAGCGCTTCATGGGGCGCGGCCTGCGCGACGTCACGCATATCGAGCATAGCCCCTACGATTTTGTCGATGCGCCCGGCATGGTGCAGATCAAGACCGTGGCCGGCGTGAAGAGCCCGGTGGAAGTCTCGGCGGAAATCCTGGCCACGCTGCGCCAGCGCGCCGAGGATTCGCTCGGCGATGAACTCGTCGGCGCGGTGATTACCGTGCCCGCCTATTTCGACGATGCCCAGCGCCAGGCCACCAAGGATGCCGCGCAGCTCGCGGGCCTGGAGGTGCTGCGCCTGCTCAACGAGCCGACCGCGGCAGCCATCGCCTACGGCCTGGACAATGCCTCGGAAGGCATCTATGCGGTGTACGACCTTGGCGGCGGCACCTTCGACATCTCCATCCTCAAGCTCACCAAGGGCGTGTTCGAGGTGATGGCAACCGGCGGTGACTCCGCCCTCGGCGGCGACGATTTCGACCAGCGCCTAATGTGCTGGATCGTCGAGCAGGCCAGCCTGCAACCGCTGTCGGCCGAGGATATGCGCCTGCTGATGGTACGCTCCCGTGCGGCCAAGGAAGCGTTGTCGGCGGCCGATTCGACCGTGATCGACGCCGTGCTGAACAGCGGCGAGATCGTCCACCTGACGCTGTCGGCCTCGACGTTTGTCGAGCTGACCGCGCCGCTGGTGCAAAGACCCTGTCGCCGGTGCGCAAGGCGCTGCGCGATGCTGGCGTGGCGGCCGACGAGGTCAAGGGCGTGGTGCTGGTTGGCGGCGCGACCCGCATGCCTTCGATCCGCAAGGCGGTGGGAGACTTCTTCGGCCAGCCGCCGCTGACCAACCTCGATCCGGACAAGGTCGTGGCGCTGGGCGCTGCCATGCAGGCCAACCTGCTGGCCGGCAACGGCGCCCCGGGCGAGGACTGGCTCCTGCTCGACGTGATCCCGCTGTCGCTTGGCGTGGAAACCATGGGCGGCCTGGTTGAGAAGATCATTCCCCGCAACAGCACCATCCCGGTGGCGCGCGCGCAGGAATTCACCACCTTCAAGGACGGCCAGACGGCCATCGCCATCCACGTGCTGCAAGGCGAGCGCGAACTGGCGAGCGATTGCCGCTCGCTGGCGCGCTTCGAGCTGCGCGGCATCCCGCCGATGGTGGCTGGCGCGGCACGCATCCGCGTGACCTACCAGGTCGACGCCGACGGGCTGCTGTCGGTCTTCGCGCGCGAAACGCAATCCGGCGTGGAAGCAACCATCGCCGTCAAGCCGTCCTACGGCCTGGCCGACGATGAGATCGCCCGGATGCTGCAGGACAGCTTCCGCGAAGCCGAGCATGACATGAAGAGCCGTGCGCTGGCGGAGGAACGGGTGGACGCCGCGCGCCTAATCGAAGCCACGCGCCGCGCGCTGGAGCTCGATGGCGACCTGCTCTCGGCCGAAGAGCGCGCCGACGTGGAACGCCTGATCACGGCTACGAGCGACATCGCCGCCGGCGAAGATCACCACGCCATCAAGACGGCGGTGGAAGCGCTGTCCCACGGCACCGACGAATTCGCCGCCCGCCGGATGGACCGCTCGATCAAGAGCGCGCTGGCCGGCCGCAAGGTGCAGGACCTGGGCTGATCCCCGAGGCCAATCGCACCGTATCTCTATCCAGGACATTCCATGCCACAGATCATCGTATTGCCCCACGTCGAACTCTGCCCCGAAGGGGCTGTGTTCGAAGCCAAGCCCGGTATCAGCATTTGCGATGCGTTGCTCAGCAACGGCATCGAGATCGAGCACGCCTGCGAGAAGTCCTGCGCCTGCACCACCTGCCACGTAGTGGTGCGCGAGGGCTTCAACTCGCTGGACGAGGCGGAAGAAAAGAGGAAGACCTGCTCGACAAGGCCTGGGGCCTGGAGCCCAACTCGCGGCTCTCCTGCCAGGCCGTGGTTGCCGACAGCGACCTCACCGTGCAGATTCCCAAGTACACGATCAACCATGCCAAGGAAGAGCATTGAGCGCGGCGCGCTCGCTGACTTGCTGGCCTGACCCGAGCTGACCGGAGAGAATTCCCATGAAGTGGACCGACACCTACGACATCGCCGCCGCCCTGTACGACAAGTACCCGGACGTGGATCCCACCACCATCCGCTTCACCGACCTGCATCGCTGGGTCATGGAGCTGGACGGTTTTGCCGACGCGGCCGATCGCTCGGGCGAGAAGATCCTGGAAGCGATTCAATCCGCCTGGATTGAAGAAGCGGAGTAAGCGCAAGTACGAGCGCAAGAACGAAAAAAGCCGCGTTTTCCGCGGCTTTTTTATGCTTTGACCGATGCCGGCTCAGCCAGCGACCAGTTGGCCATCCTGCATGTGCACACGCTCGCCGACCTGCACGCCCGGATCGGCCTGATACGTGAAGGTGCGGTGGCTGCCGTTGTCCATCTGCACGCGGACCTGGTAGCTGGTGTCCTTGCGCACGGTCTTCTCGATCTGGTTGCCGGCAAAGCCGCCGCCCACGGCACCGGCCACGGTGCCCAGGATGCGGCCATTGCCCTTGCCGATCTGGTTGCCGAGCAGGCCGCCTACCACCGCGCCGCCGACGGCGCCCAGGCCGCTGGCCGGCTTGGCGGTTTCGATCGGGGTGATGGCGACTACGCGGCCGGCATACGCGCTTCCTGGCGCCGGCTGGCGTTCGGCGTAGGCGCCGTTGTCATTGCGGCTGGCCGCGGGGCCGTAGCCTGCGTCGCGGCTGGCGGTGCTGCGCTCCTGGGCGCGGCGTGCGGCGGGTGCCGGTGCCGGTGCTGGGGCGACCGGCGCTTGCGCCAGGTTCGCGGCTTCGGGCGGTCGAGTGGTGCTGCCCGGCGCCACCGGCTGTGGTGCGGTGTCGGCGCCATTGACGGTGCCATTGGCGGTGCCATTGACGGCGACAGGCGCGGTCAGGGACTGCGGCGCCCCCTGCGTGGCCTTGCTGGTGGGCAGCACGCCGGTCATGGCGGCGACCGCGGTCAGGCTGGCGATCACGATGGCCACTGCGGCGGCGCCTACCAGCGGGTGCAGGCGGCGTTGGGCGGGCAGGGAAGCGGGCAAGGCAGGCTCGTTGGATTGGTGCAAGGTCGGATTCGACATATTGTTTTCCTCGCAAAACGCTGCCGGTCAGCGGTACTGAAGGCTAGCGATTCGATGGACTTAGTTTGGCCCAATCCACCGCCATTTTCCGTTTGATTTTGTAAGTTTGTGTAGGCTGGAATTCTCTTTTAAATCATGGATTTAGCGGCGAAAGTGCATGGCTTTCGCGGACTATCTTTGTAACAATCGCGCAGCCGCAAGCAAAAAGCCCCACCAAAGTCGGTGGGGCTCAGCTTGCTGACAAAGCCGGCTCTGCGTTGTCGTGCTCCCCTCTCCCGCGTGCGGGAGAGGGGCTGGAGGAGAGGGCGGGCGCTCGTTACGCCCGTGTGCGGGACAAAACCGAAGGCTTCGCTTCAAGTGGCTCCTAGCTAAGCCACCCCTCTCCCCGGCCCTCTCCCCTGAGGGGAGAGGGAGAGACAGCCGTCGTCATGGCGCGCGGCTTTGGCCCATCCGGCGGCTTCGGCTTGCGCATCGGCGTGGCTGCCGAATGTGTGTCAGTCCTCGCGGCGCAGATGCGGGAACAGGATGACGTCGCGGATGTTCGGGCTGTCGGTCAGCAACATCACCAGGCGGTCGATGCCGATGCCGCAGCCGCCCGTCGGGGGCATGCCGTATTCCAGCGCGCGGATGTAGTCGGCGTCGAAGTACATCGCTTCCTCGTCGCCCGCATCCTTCTGGTCGACCTGCTTGCGGAAGCGCTCGGCCTGGTCCTCGGCATCGTTCAGCTCGGAGAAGCCGTTGGCGATCTCGCGGCCGGTGATGAACAGCTCGAAGCGCTCGGTGATGCCCGGCTGGGTATCCGAGGCGCGCGCCAGCGGCGAGACTTCGACCGGGTAGTCGATGATGAACGTCGGCTCCCACAGCTGGCTCTCGGCGGTTTCCTCGAACAGCACCAGTTGCAGCGTGCCCAGGCCCGCGTTGAGGAATTGCGGAGCGCCGGTGTTGATGCCGAACTTCTTCAGCTCGGCGCGCAGGAATTCGGTGTCGGCCAGTTGCGCGTCGGTATATTGCGGCGCGAACTTCTGGATCGCCTGCGTGATGGTAAGGCGATGGAACGGCTTGGATAGGTCCAGCTCGCGATCCTGGTACGTCAGCACGGCGCTGCCGCGCGCATCGATCGCCGCCTGGCGGATCAGGTCCTCGGTGAAGTCCATCAGCCAGCGGTAGTCCGTATAGGCCGCGTAGAACTCCATCATGGTGAACTCGGGATTGTGGCGCGGGCTCACCCCTCGTTGCGGAAGTTGCGGTTGATCTCGAACACGCGCTCGAACCCGCCCACCACCAGGCGCTTCAGGTACAGCTCGGGCGCGATGCGCAGGAACATCTGCATGTCCAGCGCGTTATGGTGGGTGATGAACGGCTTGGCCGTGGCGCCGCCCGGGATCGGGTGCAGCATCGGCGTTTCGACTTCCATGAAGTCGTTGTTGGCCATGTGCCGGCGCAGCGAGCTGATGGCGTTGGTGCGGGCGCGGAAGGTGGCGCGCGTTTCCGGCGACACGATCAGGTCGACATAGCGCTGGCGGTATTTCTGTTCCTGGTCGGCCAGGCCGTAGTAGTCGCCGGGCAGCGGGCGCAGGCTCTTGGACAGCAGGCGCAGCTCGGTCACCGCCACCGACAGCTCGCCGGTCTTGGTCTTCATCAGCGTGCCGCGCGCGGCCACGATATCGCCCAGGTCCCACTTCTTGAAGGCGGCGTAGTACGTCTTCACCGATCGCGTCGCGGCTGATGTAGAACTGGATGCGGCCCGAGCCGTCCTGCACGGTGGCGAAGCTGGCCTTGCCCATCACGCGCTTGAGCATCATGCGCCCGGCGATGGCGACTTCCACCGGGGTGGCTTCGAGCGCGGCCTGCTCGGTTTCGCTGTACTGCGTGTGCAGCGCGGCGGCCTGGTGGGTCGGGCGGAAGTCGTTGGGGAAGGCCGGGCCTTGCTGACGCAGGGCCTGGAGCTTCTCGCGCCGTTCCGCGATGATCTTGTTTTCGTCGGCTGCGGCCGGGACGTTGGTCTCGGCGGGAGCGCGGTTGGATTCGGTCATGATGTCTTGGTGAGTCGCTCGGGCCAGGCCCGCGCGAGGTTCATGTATTGCGGATGTCGTCGAGCTCGGTGCTGCCGAAGTCAGGCCGCTGCAGGTAAGCGGCGATGCGCTGCGCGGTGTCGTCGGCCGAGGCCAGCTGGTCGTTGTCCTTGAGGTCGCGGAAACGCTGCACCTGCGCAAAGTCGGCGCTGCGGATGGTGGCCTGCATGCCGGTATCGACCACGCCCGGCGCCAGCGCAACCGCACGCACGGCGCGCTCCGCCGGCGCCTGCGCGTATTCGGCGTTGATGGAGCGCACGAACATGTCCAGGCCCGCCTTGCCGGCGCAATACGCGCTCCAGCCCTCGACCGGGCGGCGCGCGGCGCCGGACGAGATCGCCAGGATCTTGCGCGGGCAGCCAAAGCGTTCGGTGTGCGCGAGGAAGGCCGCGGTCATGGTCATCGGCGTGGCCAGGTTGGTCAGCAGATGCTGCACCAGCGCCGGCTCACGCAGGTTGGCGATGGGGCCGATCGGATCGATCATGCCCGCGTTCAGGATCAGCGTGACGCTTGCGGGCGTTTCCTCGACGACATCGAGCACGCTGCCGAGCCAGGTTGCCGACGGGCCGGCCTGCGAGAGATCTTGCAGGTGCCAGGCTACCTTGACGCCGCTGGCGGTCGCGGCACGTTCCAGCTCGGGATTGCGGCTGCGGGACACGCACACCAGGCGGTTGCCCGGTTTGAGCAATACCTGCGTCAGCGCGGCACCGAGTCCGCGCGAGGTGCCCGTGATGATGATCAGATGCGTTGCTGCGGTCGATGCTGCGGTCATGGTCGAGATTGTCCCGGCAGGTGAGTTGCCGCACCTGCCGCCGCCACGCGCCGGTCCGTTCGGGGGCGCGTGGCGGCGGCGCGGCGCCGCTGCGTGTTACAGCCCTTGCTTCAGGCTGGCTACGATGAAGGGATCCAGGTCGCCGTCCAGCACCTTCTGCGTGTTGGACATTTCCACGTTGGTGCGCAGATCCTTGATGCGGCTCTGGTCCAGCACGTACGAGCGGATCTGGTGGCCCCAGCCCACGTCGGTCTTGGACGACTCCAGCTTGTCGGCTTCGGCCTGGCGCTTGCGCATTTCGTGCTCGTACAGGCGCGACTTCAGCATCGACATGGCTTCGGCGCGGTTGCGGTGCTGCGAGCGGTCGTTCTGGCACTGCACCACAATGCCGGTCGGGATGTGCGTGATCCGCACGGCCGAATCGGTCTTGTTGATGTGCTGGCCGCCCGCGCCGGAGGCACGGTAGGTATCCACGCGCAGGTCCGCCGGATTGACGTCGACCTCGAACGACTCGTCCACCTCGGGGTAGACGAAGACCGACGAGAACGACGTGTGGCGTCCGCCCGACGAATCGAACGGCGACTTGCGCACCAGGCGGTGCACGCCGGTTTCCGTGCGCAGGTAGCCGAACGCGTACTCGCCCTCGACCTTGATCGTGGCGCTCTTGATGCCCGCCACGTCGCCTTCCGACTCTTCCAGCACTTCGGCCTTGAAGCCCTTGCGCTCGCAATACTTCAGGTACTGGCGCAGCAGCATCGACGCCCAGTCGCAGGCTTCAGTGCCACCGGCGCCGGCCTG from Cupriavidus sp. D39 includes the following:
- the iscX gene encoding Fe-S cluster assembly protein IscX — encoded protein: MKWTDTYDIAAALYDKYPDVDPTTIRFTDLHRWVMELDGFADAADRSGEKILEAIQSAWIEEAE
- the hscB gene encoding Fe-S protein assembly co-chaperone HscB gives rise to the protein MKDDYFALFGLPVGYAVDETALDAAYLTVQSQAHPDRFANAGDAERRVAMQWAAHANEAYRTLRQPLKRAIYLLTLRGVDIQAESNTAMAPAFLMQQMEWREALQEAVEDKDIARLDALLRELRGEKRQRHAALGALLDAGDNAGAGSAARQLMFIEKIEHDTSEAIDRLEG
- a CDS encoding SDR family oxidoreductase, producing the protein MTAASTAATHLIIITGTSRGLGAALTQVLLKPGNRLVCVSRSRNPELERAATASGVKVAWHLQDLSQAGPSATWLGSVLDVVEETPASVTLILNAGMIDPIGPIANLREPALVQHLLTNLATPMTMTAAFLAHTERFGCPRKILAISSGAARRPVEGWSAYCAGKAGLDMFVRSINAEYAQAPAERAVRAVALAPGVVDTGMQATIRSADFAQVQRFRDLKDNDQLASADDTAQRIAAYLQRPDFGSTELDDIRNT
- the iscR gene encoding Fe-S cluster assembly transcriptional regulator IscR, producing MRLTTKGRFAVTAMIDLAMRQDQGPVTLAGISQRQKISLSYLEQLFGKLRRHEIVESVRGPGGGYSLARKAEDVTVADIIIAVDEPLDATQCGGKGNCNGDEGTGRCMTHELWATLNQKMVEYLDSVSLKNLVDQQRAKSPAVLHDMRDESVAQTVAAPRGKADKQEKPARPRVVNSVFSLAQS
- a CDS encoding glycine zipper 2TM domain-containing protein is translated as MSNPTLHQSNEPALPASLPAQRRLHPLVGAAAVAIVIASLTAVAAMTGVLPTSKATQGAPQSLTAPVAVNGTANGTVNGADTAPQPVAPGSTTRPPEAANLAQAPVAPAPAPAPAARRAQERSTASRDAGYGPAASRNDNGAYAERQPAPGSAYAGRVVAITPIETAKPASGLGAVGGAVVGGLLGNQIGKGNGRILGTVAGAVGGGFAGNQIEKTVRKDTSYQVRVQMDNGSHRTFTYQADPGVQVGERVHMQDGQLVAG
- the iscA gene encoding iron-sulfur cluster assembly protein IscA; amino-acid sequence: MITLTEKAAKHVARYLDRRGKGVGLRLGVKTTGCSGLAYKLEYVDDLLPEDSVFESHGIKVIVDPKSLPYIDGTELDFAREGLNEGFRFNNPNVKDECGCGESFRV
- a CDS encoding IscS subfamily cysteine desulfurase, with product MTMSTPHFPIYMDYSATTPVDPRVADKMIPYLREQFGNPASRSHAYGWDAERAVEEAREQVAALVGADPREIVWTSGATESNNLAIKGAANFYSGKGKHLITVKTEHKAVLDTTRELERQGFEVTYLDVQDNGLVDIEVLKAAIRPDTILVSVMLVNNEIGVIQDVAQIGEICRAKGIIFHCDAAQATGKVAIDLNTLKCDLMSFSAHKTYGPKGVGALYVRRKPRVRLEAQMHGGGHERGMRSGTLATHQIVGMGEAFRIAREEMATENERIRMLRDRLWRGLSGMEEVYLNGDLEQRVPHNLNVSFNFVEGESLIMAIKDVAVSSGSACTSASLEPSYVLRALGRNDELAHSSIRFTVGRFTTEEEVDYTVELLKSKIAKLRDLSPLWEMFKDGVDLNSIQWAAH
- a CDS encoding DUF3565 domain-containing protein codes for the protein MKRSIVGFHQDEESHWVAELDCGHGQHMRHDPPWQMRPWTLTPQGREARIGELVNCLKCDRAEPPADRAGSSAQRAA
- the iscU gene encoding Fe-S cluster assembly scaffold IscU; amino-acid sequence: MSYSTKVLDHYENPRNVGSFDKNDDAVGTGMVGAPACGDVMKLQIKVNEAGVIEDAKFKTYGCGSAIASSSLVTEWVKGKTVDQALEIKNTHIAEELALPPVKIHCSILAEDAIKAAVEDYKKKHEGAEQKAA
- a CDS encoding low molecular weight protein-tyrosine-phosphatase, encoding MKKFAIFMCCMGNICRSPTAEGVLRAKLEAAGLADLVELDSAGTHGYHIGRAPDARSQRHALARGYDLSAQRARQAVVQDFARFDLLLAMDQDNLAALRGICPAGSQDKLRLLMSFASRHDADEVPDPYYGEGDGFERVLDYVEDACDGVIAMLRAKGLGGAT